In the genome of Nitrospiria bacterium, one region contains:
- a CDS encoding sugar phosphate nucleotidyltransferase: MMMEEKTRESSYGFHRCGIVLAAGDGRRLRSLVQRLRGNALPKQFVNLYGTRSMLEQTFYRVEKLIPPEYLYTIINKSHLRYLDVQRQIARRGEKTIIVQPENKDTGPGLFLPLIYLSKRHPASVVAVFPSDHFIVEEDSFMDYVARAFRYVERNPSRLVLLGIKPREPESEYGYILPGPPVEDNRSEEIRTVLKFIEKPGSHAAHTLIQRGGLWNSLVMVFRLKTMLDLMALCVPDVFLAYKRIGEAVDTPAEYDVVESVYTQMTPMNFSKEILENLARRYQSHLAVLNIDGVSWSDWGSEHRVLNDLRRLGCLSDLEQIGPPNHPVVRTA, translated from the coding sequence ATGATGATGGAAGAGAAAACACGGGAATCGTCATACGGCTTTCATCGTTGCGGGATCGTGCTGGCGGCGGGCGACGGCAGGCGCCTGCGATCATTGGTCCAACGGCTTCGAGGGAATGCCCTGCCCAAGCAGTTTGTAAATCTCTACGGAACACGATCGATGCTTGAACAGACCTTTTACCGGGTTGAAAAACTCATCCCCCCGGAGTATCTCTATACCATCATCAACAAGAGCCACCTACGCTATCTCGATGTCCAACGCCAAATCGCGAGACGTGGGGAGAAGACGATTATTGTACAACCGGAAAACAAGGACACCGGGCCCGGACTCTTTTTGCCGTTGATTTACCTATCCAAACGACATCCGGCCTCCGTCGTAGCCGTCTTTCCTTCGGACCATTTCATTGTGGAAGAAGACTCCTTCATGGATTACGTGGCACGCGCCTTTCGGTATGTTGAACGCAATCCTTCGCGATTGGTCCTGTTGGGGATCAAGCCGCGGGAACCCGAATCCGAATACGGCTATATCCTTCCGGGCCCCCCCGTCGAAGATAACCGCTCGGAGGAAATCCGAACCGTCTTGAAATTCATCGAAAAACCCGGGTCACACGCGGCCCACACCCTTATACAAAGAGGAGGCTTGTGGAATTCATTGGTGATGGTGTTCCGGCTTAAAACCATGCTGGATCTAATGGCCTTATGCGTCCCGGATGTTTTTCTTGCCTACAAACGCATCGGGGAGGCCGTTGATACTCCCGCCGAATACGACGTGGTCGAATCGGTCTACACTCAAATGACGCCGATGAATTTTTCAAAGGAGATCCTGGAAAATCTCGCCCGGCGGTATCAGTCCCACTTGGCGGTTTTGAACATCGACGGCGTTTCGTGGAGCGACTGGGGATCGGAGCATCGTGTATTGAATGATTTAAGGCGATTGGGTTGTCTGAGCGACTTGGAGCAAATCGGCCCCCCAAACCATCCGGTAGTTAGGACGGCCTGA